One Streptomyces coeruleorubidus DNA segment encodes these proteins:
- a CDS encoding FkbM family methyltransferase, whose protein sequence is MTLLHRVRLAAQRIGLDVNRFPQCSLDYRVVQLIHRSRIDVVLDVGANRGQYGAMLRRFGYRGRIVSFEPLHEPLRTLRRRAAADPLWKVFPYALGDRNRTVNVNVAGNGCASSSVLPMLSRHADACPESRYVDVQEAEQFRLDAVWPQVAGPDERVFLKLDVQGYEGAVLEGAADRVGQCTGLQMEVSCVPLYEGGLLLEDALGIAQRRYGMTLAALVPGFSDSRTGQMLQCDVVFLREGARAGRRGSTHDGALGRP, encoded by the coding sequence ATGACTCTCCTTCATCGCGTCCGTCTCGCCGCACAGCGCATCGGCCTTGATGTGAACCGGTTTCCGCAGTGCTCACTCGATTACCGCGTCGTGCAACTGATTCACCGCAGCCGCATCGATGTGGTGCTCGATGTGGGGGCGAACCGCGGTCAGTACGGAGCGATGCTGCGGCGGTTCGGATACCGGGGAAGGATCGTCTCGTTCGAGCCGCTCCACGAACCCTTGCGGACGCTGCGCCGCCGCGCTGCGGCGGACCCGCTGTGGAAGGTGTTTCCATATGCCCTCGGTGACAGGAATCGCACCGTGAACGTCAACGTAGCCGGCAATGGATGTGCCAGCAGTTCGGTGCTGCCCATGTTGTCCAGGCACGCAGATGCCTGCCCGGAATCCCGCTACGTGGACGTCCAGGAAGCCGAGCAGTTTCGCCTCGACGCCGTCTGGCCGCAAGTGGCCGGGCCCGACGAGCGTGTGTTCCTGAAACTCGACGTCCAGGGATATGAAGGAGCCGTCCTGGAAGGAGCCGCGGACCGCGTCGGCCAGTGCACCGGACTGCAGATGGAAGTCTCGTGTGTCCCGCTGTACGAGGGAGGTCTGCTCCTGGAAGACGCACTGGGCATCGCGCAGCGCCGGTACGGGATGACCCTGGCGGCACTGGTGCCCGGCTTCAGCGACAGCCGGACCGGGCAGATGTTGCAGTGCGACGTGGTGTTCCTTCGTGAAGGCGCTCGGGCGGGACGACGCGGCAGCACGCATGACGGGGCACTTGGCCGCCCGTGA
- a CDS encoding oligosaccharide flippase family protein, with the protein MISLRWNIAGSVVVVLLQLGYTAYTARVVDARAYGAYAIALTVVPFFGYFANAGLSACVLRSERLTLPFVRAARHLGMISGAVCFLLVEAVAPVFGSFFHMPDVTVMARLLACMFLLQPSANVTVTAMRRAGAAPVAVLAESLGQAVGVATATGLLVCGWSPFGLALAQPVAAAVSLSVGTAWIARRPLPPGPPVRARDLLAPSGFMTSHSLGQFVTNNIPLWVSGRLLGPGAAGPYSRASLFTGLLLTFLYQGINWAVTPLLAERRAEGLRFGQDVERTLCAASAVAFIGFGITAGIGPAALGMLLGPGWEQAVALVPVLSAGAAMTLLGYCGGLIDQVRDAPRALLGTLTATVVATVAGVAAAAFARDLLLVAGAAAVGQVVGHLVQLAAWHRSGLMRAGAALRMHGVHLAVGAALGGAAALGSADRPAAAALGHGLVAMVPVVLVCVILRGRIPVFRVAVATGLLRSRRRRTSPLRSSAAADPSDRPR; encoded by the coding sequence ATGATCAGCCTGCGCTGGAACATCGCCGGCTCCGTGGTGGTCGTGCTGCTTCAACTCGGCTATACGGCCTACACCGCCCGCGTCGTCGATGCCCGTGCCTATGGCGCTTACGCCATCGCGCTGACCGTAGTGCCGTTCTTCGGCTACTTCGCCAACGCCGGACTGTCCGCCTGCGTGCTCCGGTCAGAGCGCCTGACGCTGCCCTTCGTGCGCGCCGCCCGGCATCTCGGAATGATCTCCGGCGCCGTGTGCTTCCTCCTGGTGGAAGCGGTGGCCCCGGTCTTCGGCTCCTTCTTCCACATGCCGGACGTCACCGTCATGGCGCGCCTGCTGGCATGCATGTTCCTCCTGCAGCCGAGCGCCAACGTGACCGTCACGGCCATGCGTCGCGCGGGTGCTGCCCCGGTGGCGGTGCTGGCCGAGTCGCTGGGCCAGGCGGTGGGTGTGGCAACGGCGACAGGTCTGCTCGTATGTGGCTGGAGCCCCTTCGGGCTGGCTCTCGCACAGCCGGTCGCGGCGGCCGTGTCCCTGTCCGTGGGCACGGCCTGGATTGCTCGTCGGCCGCTGCCTCCCGGGCCACCGGTCAGGGCTCGCGACCTTCTCGCCCCTTCGGGATTCATGACGAGCCACAGCCTGGGGCAGTTCGTCACCAACAACATCCCGCTGTGGGTTTCGGGCCGGCTGCTCGGCCCGGGCGCCGCGGGACCGTACTCCCGAGCGTCCCTGTTCACCGGACTGCTTCTGACGTTCTTGTACCAAGGGATCAACTGGGCCGTGACTCCGCTGCTCGCCGAGCGGCGCGCCGAAGGTCTCCGTTTCGGCCAGGACGTGGAGCGAACGCTGTGTGCGGCGTCGGCCGTCGCGTTCATCGGGTTCGGCATCACGGCAGGCATCGGGCCGGCGGCCCTTGGCATGCTGCTGGGGCCGGGCTGGGAGCAGGCCGTGGCACTGGTGCCTGTACTGTCCGCGGGGGCGGCCATGACCTTGCTGGGCTATTGCGGAGGGTTGATCGACCAGGTACGGGACGCGCCACGGGCCCTGCTCGGCACGCTGACGGCCACGGTCGTCGCGACCGTGGCGGGAGTTGCCGCGGCCGCGTTCGCGCGAGACCTTCTGCTGGTGGCGGGTGCGGCCGCCGTGGGACAAGTGGTGGGCCATCTCGTGCAGTTGGCAGCCTGGCACCGCTCCGGTCTGATGCGTGCCGGCGCCGCCCTGCGTATGCACGGGGTGCACCTCGCCGTCGGGGCGGCACTGGGCGGCGCTGCCGCGCTCGGCTCTGCGGACCGTCCCGCGGCAGCGGCCTTGGGCCATGGCCTGGTCGCCATGGTGCCGGTCGTGCTGGTGTGCGTGATTCTGCGCGGCCGGATTCCCGTCTTCAGGGTTGCTGTCGCCACCGGTCTTCTGCGGAGCCGGAGACGGCGCACTTCCCCTCTCCGGTCGTCTGCAGCCGCGGATCCGTCCGACCGACCGCGTTGA